Genomic window (Pseudomonas hydrolytica):
CAGGGCGCAGCACCAGGCTGCCGCCATGACGTTATCCACAGCCTGATGACGAGCCGACACCAGCACGGTGGGGCCGTGGTTGAGCAGACGGTAGGCCTTGGCCAGGTCGACGGGACGGATGTGCGCGCTCATGCAGACTCCTCGAAACAAAAAAAGGCGCTCGCATGCTGGCCCGTGAAGGCCTGCATCGCAAGCGCCTGCCGTAGCGGCTGTGGATCAGAACTCCTGTACGGTCGGGCGCAGGACGATCTCGTTGATGTCGACGTCGGCCGGCTGCTCGATGGCGTAGGCGATGGCGCGCGCCACCGACTCAGCCGGAATCGCCTGCTTGTAGAAATCGACGACGAAGTCGCGGCTCTGCTGGTGGGAGCTGCCGAACTTCAGCTCGGAGTCCACCGCACCCGGCTCGATGGTGGTGGTACGGATGCTGCCGCCCACCTCATGGCGCAGGCCTTCGGAGATGGCGCGCACGGCGAACTTGGTGCCGCTGTAGACGGTACCGCCCGGGCTGAACACCTTGATCCCGGCCACCGAGGCGATGTTGATGAAGTGCCCGGCGTTCTGCTGCTGGAACACCGGCAGCGCCGCGGCGATGCCGTACAGCACGCCCTTGATGTTGATGTCGATCATGCGCTCCCACTCCTCGACGCGCACGTCGCTCAGCGGTGCGATGGCCATCAGCCCGGCGTTGTTGACCAGCACATCGACGCGGCCGAAGGTGTCCAGTGCGCCCTGGATCAGCGCCTTGACCTCATCGGCGCGGGTCACGTCAGTCTGGTAGGCCACGGCCTCGCCGCCAGCGGCGATCAGCTCACCGACAAGCTGCTCGAGACGCTCCTTGCGCCGCGCAGCCAGCACCACCTTGGCGCCCAGTTGGCTGAGATGACGCGCGGTGGCCTCACCCAGGCCGCTGCTGGCGCCGGTGATGACCACGACCTTGCCGGAAATGTTGTTGCTCATGGGTAAGCCCTCTCTCGATTCGTTGGAGTGTCCGTGCCATACGCCGGACATGGGCTCAGGTTAGGGGCGATTTCCGTTTCAATGAATGGAAGAGTTTGGATTAGGCTATTCCATATTCTGGAATACAAAGGCGCCCCGACATGCTCAACCGCATGGAGATGATCCGCATCTTCTGCAGCGCGGCCGACTGCAGCAATTTCCGCGAAGCAGCCACTCGCCTGGGGGTTTCCCCGCAGGCGGTGACCCGCGCGATCAAGGCGCTGGAGGAGGAGCTCGGCGAGATTCTCTTCCACCGCAACACCCGCCAGGTGCATATCACCGCCTTCGGCGAGGCTTACGCGGTGCGCGCCCGGCAGATGCTGGAGGATTTCGACGCGCTGTTTCGCGGCCACCGCGCCGAGGCCGAATCGGCCATCGCCGGGCGCATCGGCATCACCGCGCCGCAGGCCATCGGCAAGCGCTTTCTGGTTGCGTTCCTGCAGCCCTTGCTCAAGCAGCACCCGCAACTGGTGCTGAACCTGCGCCTGGAGGACGAGATCACCGACGCGGTGGAGGCGCAGATCGACATCG
Coding sequences:
- a CDS encoding SDR family oxidoreductase; the protein is MSNNISGKVVVITGASSGLGEATARHLSQLGAKVVLAARRKERLEQLVGELIAAGGEAVAYQTDVTRADEVKALIQGALDTFGRVDVLVNNAGLMAIAPLSDVRVEEWERMIDINIKGVLYGIAAALPVFQQQNAGHFINIASVAGIKVFSPGGTVYSGTKFAVRAISEGLRHEVGGSIRTTTIEPGAVDSELKFGSSHQQSRDFVVDFYKQAIPAESVARAIAYAIEQPADVDINEIVLRPTVQEF